The sequence GCGGCGGCCGCCGCCTCGCCGTCAGCCGACACCGCCTCGCCCGATTCACTGTGCAGCTGCCGGGCCAGTTCGGGGGTGAGGTGGGCGAGGATGCGCGCTTCGTGCGCGGCATCGACCTGCTGCCACACGGCCAGGCGCTGCGTCTCGTCCAGTGTTTCGATCAGGCTGGCGATCTTGGCCGGATGCATGTGCCGCAGGCGCTTGCGCACCCGCTTGTACTTGCCGGTCTCGAGCGCCTCGATGATCTGGGCGATCTCGGTTCGTACGCTGCCCACTGCCTGATCGGTCATATGCTCGCCTGTGTTTCGCTATCGTCTTCCTGCCGCCGGGATGGCGCTACGCCACATTGTGACACGACCAGCCAGTGCGGCCGCATCAGCCAGCATCGGGCGCCACATGCCGGCTGGCGCGGTAGAAGCCAAGCACCCGCGCCACATACTCGCGGGTTTCCGGGTAGGGCGGCACGCCGTCATAGCGCTGCACAGCGCCTTCGCCAGCGTTGTAGGCGGCGGCGGTGAGGGCGATGTCGTCGTCGAACCGGTCGAGCAGCCAGCGCAGGTAGGCCAGGCCGCCGCGGACGTTCTGCTCGGGGTCGAAGGCATCGGCCACGTTGAAGCGCTCGGCCGTCTCGGGGATGAGCTGCATCAGGCCCTTGGCGTTCTTGGGCGACACCGCGGTGGGGTCGAAGCCGGACTCGTTGCGCACGATGGCCAGCGCGAAGCGCGGGTCGACCCCGAAGCGCGGCGCCAGGCGCTGCACCATTCGGGCATGCGGGCGACGGGCGGCCGGCAGTTCGGCGATGTAGCGCTGCACCGCCTGGCGCGAGATGACCCGGCCGAGCGTCTTGATGACGGCCAGATCGAGCGGCTGCTCGAAGCAGGCCGGCGTATCGATGCGGCCGGGGGCACGGTCACCGAGGCGCTTCTGCGCTTCGCGGTGGCCGCGCTGTGCGGCGAACGACAGCAGCGTGGTGGCCACCGTGGGGCCCACGCCGGGGCGCGGATGGGTCTGGTAGAACTTGCCCAGGCGGTACTGCCCTTCGACGCTGCCCAGGCGGGCAGCCCAGCAGTAGCGCGCCTCCGCGCCGGCGGCAAAGCCCACCGCCTCGGCGGCGATGCCGTCGTCGAGCAGGCGCGCGATGACCGGCGCCTCGTCGGGGAAGAGGCTGCCACCATCGGCCAGCACACCGCCCGGCAGCGACGCCAGCAGGCACAACATGAATCGAGGTTTCAGCAATGAAGCAAGCATGGGCTCCCGTCCGGCACCGCGCCGGAGGCGCAGTATGCAGCACCTGGGTGCTTAACGGCAGGCGCGCGCCGGGAGTTGAATCCGGGCACCACCGCCTGCGGCGGCCGACGCGCTAGAATCGCCCCGTTTGCCCCGCCCGCCCCTGCCATGCCACCGCGCCCTGCCCTGTTCGAGTTGCCCAGCCCCTTCATCACCGAACCGGGCCGCGTGCTGCTGCTCGAACCGCCCGACGCCGACCCCGACACCCTGCGCGCCGCGCTGCTCGACGAACAGTACGACCGCCCCTTCGTGATCGACGACGGCGAGCACCGCGCCTTGTACTTCAGCCTGCGCCTGATCCAGAGCGCGATGCGCACCCGCACCCCGAACGTGCTGGCCCTGCGCTACACGCAAATGATGATGCTGTTCGTGCTGTTCATCCCGCGGCCGCGGCGGATGGCGCTGATCGGCCTGGGCGGCGGCTCGATCGTCAAGGCCTGCCGGCAGCACCTGCCCGGCACCGAGCTGACCGTCATCGAGCTCGACCCGGACGTGATCGCCTTCCGCGATGCCTTCATGCTGCCGCCGGATGACGCGCGGCTGTCGATCCACCAGGGTGACGGCGCCGCCTGGCTGGAGACGGCGCCACCGGGCATCGATGTGCTGCTGGTCGACGCCTTCAATGGTGCCGGCCTGGCCCCCAGCCTCGCCGATGCCCGCTTTCTTGACGATGCGGCGGCCCGCCTGGCGCGCCGCGGCATGCTGGTGATCAACCTGGCCGGCGACATCGGCCAGTACGCGGGGCTGATCAGCGCGGCGCTGTCGGCGTTCGACGACCGGGTCATCGTGCTGCCGATCCGCGACGACGGCAACCACCTGCTGTTCGCCTTCAACGACCCCGCCTTCCGACCCGACTGGCGACGCCTGCAACAACAGGCCCATGCCGCGCAGGCACGCTACGGGCTCGACTTCCCCGCCTTTGCCGAGGCGCTGGCGCAGGCAGCCAGGCTGCGGCTGGCCCAACGCGAAGCGGCAGCCCGCCGCTAAGCGGTGCGACAGCGCCCTCGGCCGGCACCGGCTTCGGTTAACATGGCGCCTTCCCACTCATTCGGAGCACGCTCCATGGCCGGCCCGTCCGCCCTGCCCGACCACCGCCTGCGCACCATCTGCGACCCCGCCGCGTTCGCCTTCGACACCACCGACCAGCTCACCGGCCTGCCCGACGCCACCGTCTCGCTCGGCCAGGGCCGCGCCGAAGAGGCGTTGCGCTTCGCGCTGGCCATGCAGCAGCCTGGCTACCATGTGTTCGTGC comes from Denitromonas sp. and encodes:
- a CDS encoding lytic transglycosylase domain-containing protein — encoded protein: MLCLLASLPGGVLADGGSLFPDEAPVIARLLDDGIAAEAVGFAAGAEARYCWAARLGSVEGQYRLGKFYQTHPRPGVGPTVATTLLSFAAQRGHREAQKRLGDRAPGRIDTPACFEQPLDLAVIKTLGRVISRQAVQRYIAELPAARRPHARMVQRLAPRFGVDPRFALAIVRNESGFDPTAVSPKNAKGLMQLIPETAERFNVADAFDPEQNVRGGLAYLRWLLDRFDDDIALTAAAYNAGEGAVQRYDGVPPYPETREYVARVLGFYRASRHVAPDAG
- a CDS encoding fused MFS/spermidine synthase, which gives rise to MPPRPALFELPSPFITEPGRVLLLEPPDADPDTLRAALLDEQYDRPFVIDDGEHRALYFSLRLIQSAMRTRTPNVLALRYTQMMMLFVLFIPRPRRMALIGLGGGSIVKACRQHLPGTELTVIELDPDVIAFRDAFMLPPDDARLSIHQGDGAAWLETAPPGIDVLLVDAFNGAGLAPSLADARFLDDAAARLARRGMLVINLAGDIGQYAGLISAALSAFDDRVIVLPIRDDGNHLLFAFNDPAFRPDWRRLQQQAHAAQARYGLDFPAFAEALAQAARLRLAQREAAARR